The Arvicola amphibius unplaced genomic scaffold, mArvAmp1.2, whole genome shotgun sequence region aatttgtgtgttgttattttggggcataagctagccaggcggccaggagcctgGCGCCAGGAACGAagtctgcagctccttctacatcctATAAAGgtttgagactgtgggacaggtTTCTGAGATGGAGATAGAAGTAAAATGGGACCAGGGAATAATATATGTTCTCAGAACCTGCCTCAATTACATGTACATAGATTGATTTGATTAATGATTTTATGAAAAGTAATTTAATCATACTTTTTACTAACTTATAGGAAGTATATTCATATGAAGATCACTTTGACACATATCTAATTTTATAAGGGACTAGAACTTCTGCAGGACTACACAACCAGAGTTAACTCAAAACCTGAAGTGATGTAACATTTGAGACTCTGAAGGACTTTTCTTTCTCTAGCACTTATTATTTGGACATTACAGCTCAAATTCATGTTATAGTTTATTAAAAACTACCTCCAAAATATCCCATTCTTTTAGAATCCAGAGATGGATATTATTTACCATACTTCATAATCACAGttcttacttttttgtttaattaatgaagaaatatttcaataaatgtGGCCATTGGTGAAGAGATTGGGAAGGTATGGTGTACACTAGTCATCCTAAATCAGCATACcattattcaaataaataatttggaaaaGATGTTACAAAAAAGTGAGAGACAAAGCAACATTCAGaatgtttgtttctgtgaatGTCTTAAGGTCCATCTCATCTCTCATGTCAGTCCCAGGGcagcttccttctcctctggGGTTTCTGATacactcaggatgtggttgcAACACTGTGTCTTGCACAGTAATATACTGGAGTCTTCAGATGCAGGATGCTGAGCTCCAATGTAGGCTGTGCTGGAGGATTTGTCTACAGTCAGTttggccttgccctggaacttctAATTGTAGTTAGTATTACCATTGCCAGGATAAATCCATCCAATCCACTCCAGGCCCTGTCCAGGCCTGTGTTTTACccagtacataccatatttagtGAAAGTATAGCCTGAAGCCTTGCAGGACAACTTCACTGATGTCCCAGGTCTCCCCAGTTCATGCCCTGACTGATGCAGCTGCACCTGGGAGTGGACACCTGTGAAGAAATAGAGTAGATTGTCAGAGACCTTGTCACCTTGAAAGACCCCCGAAGTGGGTTGTCTTCCAGTCTGGGAAGACcctcccaaggaacagcgagaccactcttcggatgcaaaaagcaagaggctttattcagatacacaggtacctggggcgacttagtctctcggaggactagcgcgcctttaggctggagcagtgggtttttatagggtcggggagcaaaagcgcgggtacagaagcgagaagcgtagttacagggttctgattggacaatttaaaCAAGGCTCGGGTTTAAACTAGGGACAGCTGGGTACTTCCAGggggtttccaagaaatcagatatgcaagttaacttcgtttatctagggtacaagctgtttctgttcccttgctcatggccgggtgtctgaccacagatatcctgcttggcccccaccgcccttgtttttctgagctgaactttaactgagcttccctgtcctctgcgctggtaaaatttcatgccttgcgaaatggcgttactgctgctagctgctattattgagtgggggtctttcattcccccctttttctttaaactgaaTAAAATCCTTTATTCAGCTGACTCGGTTTCCTACATCTTCAGGGTCAAACTGTTTAAGttggtggtattgttgggtcaagACCAAGGCCTGTATAACTGACAGCCTGTCTTTCATGAACTGAACCAGACGGTTGAGGATACAAGGCCCGAACAGCAAGATTAACAGTATGATTATGAGGGGGCCCATAAAATGATTAGGGGGGCTCCCGAGTAAGTCTTATCTTTAGAGGGTTTTGAGAACGTTGAACCTTCCATGATGATTCTGATGTTTTCTCGTCCGGTCGGGCCGCTTTTACGTGGGAGGCGTGGACCCAGGCCGCAATGCCGTCGACCTTGAGAGCAGTCGGAGTAGTCAGCAGCACAGTGTAGGGTCCCTTCCAACGGGGTTCCAAATTCTTAGTCCGATGTCTGCGGACCCAAACCGCGTCACCAATTTGGTAGTTGTGGGGTATCACTGGTCTGTCCAGCTGGTCTTTGTAAGCGGCAGCAAGTGGCTTCCAGACTTCCCTCTGCACGGCCTGGAGTGCCTGTAAGTGAGCTTGCAAAGAGGGACTGTTAGCAAAGTCTGAAATATCGGggtcaaaaaaattaatgaggggcGGGGGCGCCCCATATAATATCTCAAAGGGAGTAAGTCCATGAGGTCCTGGAGTGTTGCGGGCACGATAAAGGGCTAGGGGTAGTAGGAGTACCCAATCTCTAGTGCCAGTTGCAAGCGTTAATTTAGTTAGAGTCTCCTTGATTGTTCTATTCATCCTCTCTACCTGTCCTGAACTTTGGGGTCGgtaagcacaatgtaatttccaatcaATCCCCAAGAGCTTGGCCACCAACTGACTTACCTGGGAGACAAAGGCGGGCCCATTGTCGGTTCCCAGTACCTGGGGCATGCCGTACCTGGGGAAAATCTCTTCCAACAGCTTCTTGGTCACTATCTTGGCTGTTTCATGTTTGGTCGGGTAGGCTTCTACCCATCCGGAGAAGGTGTCAACAAATACCAACAGATATTTGTATCCATATTGTCCAGGCTTAATTTCAGTGAAATCAATTTCCCAATGGGTACCTGGTCGGTGTCCTCGTACCCGGATTCCTGTCCCGAATTTGGATTTTCCAGCATTGACCTGAGCGCATGCCCTGCAGGCATCAGCTACTTGTTGTAGGATTTTGTCTCTGCCTAGCAAATAAtggaagctttcttctctgtctaggAGAGTTTTCATTTTCCGAGGACTAAGGTGAGTCAGCTTGTGTAAATAATCTATCAGTTCGAAAGTCTGTTTTGTGGGCACCACAGATCTGCCTTGGAAGACCCAATGCCCTCTGGCCAAATCATGAGAAGCCCCCATTCTTTTTAGTATCTCCGTGTCCTCTCTGGTATAGTGGAAGGGACAATGTAAAGGAGGGGCGTTGGTATCTTCTGGGGCAATCGTGAGGACTTGTGAGGCGCCTGGCGTCATGCCTATAGCGGCCTCTGGTGCGGCCCCGTCAGCCATTCGGTTGCCTCGGGCCTCGGGGCTGTCCCCTTTTTGGTGTCCTGGGCAATGGATTATACTTAGTTTTCGGGGTAAAAACAGGGCTTTTAGTAAGGCCAAGATCTcgtttttgtttataatttcctTGCCCTCGGATGTTAGCAGTCCCCGCCTCCGATAAATCTCCCCGTGGATGTGGGCAGTGGCAAAGGCGTACCGGCTATCAGTATAGACATTAAGCTTCTTACCTTCTGCCAGCTTGAGAGCCTGGGTGAGCGCAACGAGTTCAGCCCGCTGGGCAGAGGTTCCGGCTGGAAGGGCTTCTGCCCAGATTACCTCGGTTTCGGTGGTCACTGCAGCCCCGGCTCTTCGTTGACCATCTTTTAGAAAGCTGCTCCCGTCTGTATACCAGGTAAAATCAGCGTTCTGGAGGGGTTGATCCGTCAGGTCCGGTCTGGTCCCGTGCATTTCCGCAAGGATCTCGAGGCAATTGTGTTTCGCCCCTCCCTCCGGCAAAGGGAGCAGGGTTGCAGGGTTTAGGGTTACCACAGGTCCGAAGTGCACCCGGTCCGTATCCAGGAGCATGGCTTGGTAGTGGGTCATGCGGGCATTAGAGAGCCAACGGTCTGGAGGCTGCTTAACCAAGGCTTCCACCGCATGAGGTGCCAGGATGGTCAATGGCTGGCCCAGAGTTAGTTTACCCGCGTCCTTGGTAAGGACTGCAATCGCCGCTACCATTCGCAGGCAGGGCGGCCATCCTGAAGCCACTGGGTCGAGCTTCTTCGAGAGATAAGCTACAGGACGTCTCCAAGGACCCAGTTTTTGAGTTAGGACCCCTTTTGCGTAACCCTGTTTTTCGTCCACAAACAGTTCAAATGGCTTAGTTAGGTCTGGGAGTCCCAATGCGGGAGCGGTGAGTAAGGCCCGCTTTATTTCCTGATATGCCTTTTGTTGGTCCTCGCCCCACCTGAACAGAGTCCCTGATTTGGTGAGTGGGTATAAAGGGGCTGCTATTTCAGCAAATCCTGGAATCCATAGGCGACAGAACCCTGCTGTCCCCAGGAACTCCCTCAGCTGCCGAGGGGTCCCAGGTACAGGCATGTTCATAACTGTCGCTTTTCTGGCCTCAGTCAGCCATCTTTGCCCTTCTTTGATTTGGTACCCCAGATAAGTGACCTGCTTTTGGCAAATTTGAGCCTTTTTGGTGGAGGCTCTATAGCCCAGGTTCCCTAGGGTCAGCAGTAAGGCCTTTGTGCCTTCCTTACATTCCTGTTCTGAGGTAGCCGCCAGTAGGAGGTCGTCCACATATTGGAGCAATATCAGGGTAGGATGCTGAATCCTGAAATCGGCCAGATCCCTATGTAGCGCCTCATCGAACAGGGTGGGGCTGTTTTTGAACCCTTGTGGGAGCCTGGTCCAGGTCAGTTGTCCTGAAATCCCCAATTCTGGGTCCTTCCATTCGAAGGCGAATATAGGTTGGCTTTCTGGGTGAAGTCTCAGGCAAAAGAATGCATCTTTTAAGTCCAATACTGAGTACCAATTATAAGACGGGGAAAGCCCACTTAACAAATTGTAGGGGTTAGGCAAGGTGGGATGTATGTCTTCTACCCGTTTGTTAACTTCTCTGAGGTCCTGGACTGGCCGATAGTCCCCAGTTCCCGGCTTTTTGACAGGTAATAGGGGAGTATTCCAGGGGGACTGACAGGGTGTTAGTATCCCTTGGTCCAGGAGTCTCCGTATGTGGGGTCTGATTCCCATCTTAGCTTCAAGCGACATGGGATATTGTTTGATTGAGACAGGGGTAGCAGTCGCTTTTAGCGATATAATCAAGGGGGCTTGTTGAGTGGCCAATCCCATACCCCCAGTCTCTGCCCATGCTTGGGGAAATTTAGACAGCCAAAAAGTCTCTAGTGTGGTTTCGGGGTCTCTAGGTGGCTCATGGAGCCGATATTCATCTTCCAAATTTAGGGTTAACACATGCAAGGGCTGTCCTTGTGGCCCCACAATTCGCACCCCTGAATTCTCAAAGTATATCTGGGCCTTTAATTTGGTCAGCAGGTCTCTTCCCAGTAATGGGTATGGGCAATCCGGGACATGGAGAAAAGAATGAGTCACCTTACCGGTAGCCAGATGTACCTTGCGGTCGGTTGTCCATTGATATCTTCTTCCCCCGGTAGCCCCCTGGACCCAAGCGGATTTATCGCTCAAGGGTCCGGGGTTTTGGGTCAACACAGAGTGTTGAGCCCCAGTGTCCACCAGGAAGGTGACTGGCTGCCCCCCGACGTCAAGAGTTATCCTGGGCTCAGGGGGGGGCTCCTGACCCTGACCCCCCTAGTCTTCCAAGGTTAGGAGGGAGGTCTGGGGTCGTGGCTTTCGGGGCCCCTTCGGTCTTTTGGGGCAGTCTTTAACCCAGTGTCCTTTTTCCTTACAGTACGCACATTGGTCCTTCTCCACCTGGGGCCCCCTCCGGTCTCCCTCCTGTCTACCCTGTCTTTGACTGGAAACTACGGTGGCCAAGAGTTTGCTCATCTCCTTATGTCTCTTACGgtacctttctttttccttttcctcagcttcttttctgcgacggtcctctctttcctctgcctcctttctaagacggtcctccctttcttctggagtctctctcttattgtaaattctttctgcctcctttagtaGGTCCCTGAGCGAACTCTCCCTTAAGTTTTCTAGGCGCTCGAGTCTGCGTTTGATATCCGGAGCAGATTGCCAAATGAAAGACATAGCTACGCTAGTTTCTTGCCCTGGATCTTCTGGGTCATAAGGGGTGTATCTACGATAGGCTTCTTTGAGTCGCTCTAAGAACGCTGAGGGAGTTTCTCCTGGTCCCTGCAATACCTGTTTAACTTTAGCCAGGTTGGTGGGGCGTCGGCCTGCCCCATGGAGACCCGCTATGAGCAACTGGCGATAGAGAATTAGGTGATTCCTACCTTCCTGGGTGGTGAAGTCCCAGTTGGGACGTTCGAGGGGAAAAGCGGCATCTATTTCATTAGGCAGCTGGGTGGGACGTCCGTCTGTTCCCCGAACCGCCTTTCGAGCCTCCAGGaggactctctgcttctcctccgaagtcagcaaagtctgcaGTAATTGTTGGCAATCATCCCAGGTGGGCTGATGAGTAATCAGGACCGACTCAATTAGAGCAGTCAGCCTAACTGGGTCTTCAGAAAAAGAGGGattgttatttttccagttatataGGTCGGAGGAGGAGAACGGCCAGTATTGTAGTTGGCCATTTCCTCCGGTCCGGAGAGGGAATGCCTGAGAGGAAGTAGAATCCGCGGCCAGCTGCTGGTCTCGCCGTCCCCTTAAGCGGGCTGCCATGGGGGACGGGGCAGCGGGAGATGGCGCGGCAGGCCCCTCGTTTTCATCGGTCGAGTCGGCCTCCTGAGGCGGGAGGGCCTGTTCTCGGTAGGGAGGGGGGTCCTCCATGAGGAGGTCTACCAATAGGTCATCCCCCGCGGGCAGAACCTGCGGAGGAGGAGGTTTGATTTTTGAGGGGTCAGTAAGAGTCGGATATAGAGATGAGCGGGATGGGGGTCCTATTGGagtggggaggagtggagggggtaaGGAGGGAGCAGACGGAGGAAGTGGGGGTTTGGGAGGAACAAAAGGCTTAACCCATGGTGGTGGATCATATGCCATTGCCTCCCAAGTCACGATGTAGGCAACTTGGTCTGGGTGCCCATGAGGGCCGGGGTCCATCACTTTGGCTTTGACCTGTGAAATAATAGTAAGGTCGAATGTACCATCCCTCGGCCAGCCCACGTTAAACGTGGGCCATTCAGACGAACAGAAAGTGACCCAACGCCTTTTTCGGACTTCCACGGACTGGTTGTTCGCAATGTCCTGGACGTCCCTCCAGTGCTGTAAAGTTAGACTCAAAGGGGTAATTAAGGACTGTCCCATATTTTCAAACACGGacacagacaaaaccaaacaaaagaacagaaaaccaataacaaaacaacaaaatcgcGCAGCGCGGCTTCGGCGTAGAACCGAGAGCAAAGTCTGAGTTGGAGATAGCGAGAGTCCGGATCTCTCTACTCCCAGAAGAACCACGTGCCCTTCTGACTGCGGAGGAGCTCCAAACAGCCCAATCCGGGTGGGGTTCACTGAATACGGACGGGTCTCGAATCGGACCCCAGATGCCCTCGGGACGTCTCCCAGGGCTGCAGTCGGGAGTACAAACTCGTCAGTTCCTCCACGGGTCCGCCAAATACAGATCTAGTCAGCTAACTAGTGCAGACACTGGCGCAGGcgcaaacataaaaacacaatacaGACAGTCACATAAAGCGATCGCTGGCCAGCTTACCTCCCGGTGGTGAGTCGGTGGTCCCTGGGCAGGGGTCTCCTAATCCCGGACGggcccccaaatgaaagacccccgaagtgggttgtcttccagtctgggaagaccctcccaaggaacagcgagaccactcttcggatgcaaaaagcaagaggctttattcagatacacaggtacctggggcgacttagtctctcggaggactagcgcgcctttaggctggagcagtgggtttttatagggtcagggagcaaaagcgcgggtacagaagcgagaagcgtagttacagggttctgattggacaatttaaaCAAGGCTCGGGTTTAAACTAGGGACAGCTGGGTACTTCCAGggggtttccaagaaatcagatatgcaagttaacttcgtttatctagggtacaagctgtttctgttcccttgctcatggccgggtgtctgaccacagatatcctgcttggcccccaccgcccttgtttttctgagctgaactttaactgagcttccctgtcctctgcgctggtaaaatttcatgccttgcgaaatggcgttactgctgctagctgctATTATTGAGTGGGGGTCTTTCAACCTCACTCCCTGTCTTCTCATATTTAGAATTAGAAATCCCTTACCTGTAGTTACTGACTCAAGGAAGAGAATGATACAGCTCCATCCCATGGTGTGGGCCTTGTGTGCTCAGTGACTATGGAGAAGGCACTGATCATATGTTGTTGTTGGGTGTGAACATTCCTGTATTTACCATAATAGACTCAGGTAATTTCCATTCAAGAATAGGGGACTTCTTAAATAAGCACTTAGTCCAGTTTGAGAAGGTGGGGAGAACACTTGAGTCAAGCAAGAGGATGATGAAATTCAAGTCGTAATCCTGTTTGAGGAAATGCATCTTGTATCATTCACTCAGCTCTGCAGATGTCATTTGTGTAACAATAAGGTCTTAAGCTCTCAATAGATTTCTGGCCTGAGGCAGTTGCTCTACTTTGTGGCAAGGTTGTTATTTTGATATACAGAAGTAGGTtgtgatgataatggtggtgacTGGAAATTTCATAACTTATTAAATTTTGAGAAATTACAGCCTCATTTCACATGATTATTATTTGCCATAATAGAAGTTTTCATAGAAAAACTCACTGAAATGATCTAAAGAAACATACCTCAGAAATATTTACACATTAATGTTTAATgcagcattatttttaacttatggAAATAAACTTCATGTCTGTCAGCAGAAGACTGCATTAAGAAGACATGGCTATATTTGTGATACAAGAGGTCTAGGTCATTGAAAGAATAAGGAACTTATATCACCTTTAGAAAATCAATGTAGCTGTATTAATTAGAAAAACAATGTAGagataactgtattaattaaaattatctcTGAAAAACAGATAATATATGAAACTCTAGTTTTTTATGTATTGTTTAAGTACACAGAACTATTTGAGAAAATATCtaacttaaaaatgaaactgtCTAGCAGAATATAGCAAAAGCAGAAATATCTAGAAAATAAAGTGTAGGAGTTGTGGGAGAAATAAGCACAGTGTAAAATGTACAGTTCtgaaaattctaaacatatataaaattgttatttacatttttcaaaataattgtgcttattctataaaattttccctcgtatataaattatattttgatcatgtctaTCCCCATCTATCTTCCTCTGAATTCTTTGGGAACCTTCCaaaaagtctttgttttgtttcataataGCAGAATAAGTCAAAACTCtgctatttatataaaaatagttgTGTCACTCCATAATAAAGAAGGTATGAAGGAGCCCCTACAGACCTTCCCAAAAGTGATTATACTTTTTCCATCACTCATCCAATACCGATAGAGTCAAAGCTTGGAGTTGGCCAATGAAGAATCCCTGCCTACCATGTTGcaatatttcttcaaatttttaattgttttctcatAAAGTACATCCCAATCAAAGTTTCTTGTTACTCTTCTCTCTCACCCATACTTCTGTCTCCCACAGatgcatcctgttctgtctccacCCAGACAATTGCAGACATTCCAGGAACATCCATAAAGTATGGCATAAGAAgctacaataagaccaggcaaGTATCATAGCATTAGCCTGGATGAATCAACccagtaaaaagaaaattgtccAACAAGTAGGGCAAAGAATCTGACAGATCCTGTTTCCAGTGTTAGTAATCCCCAAAGCATGCCAAGCTATAATCATAACAGTTAAGCTGAGGACCTAAGGCAGTCCTACCAGATCCCTGATTTCCACGAACCCTCATGAGTCTGCATTAGTTGATTATGTGGATAGTGATCTAATTGTGTATGTGAGCCTTTGGTttttacaatcctttctcccactCCTTAGTAGGACTCCATGAATTCCACCTAATAAGACTATgaatctgctcccatcagttgctggatgcagTCTCCTTGGTCTCAATAATGAAGATTCTGCTAGGTTCCAGTCAAAGAACACTCTCCAGGAAGGACTAGTTCACTCTAGGCCAATTGTTTTTGGCTGCTTTGGTGTCCTAAAACCTCCACTTTAGACCTTGCTTGGTTACAGAAGGTATTCTATTCATGAAAACTAGTACAATGGAAAATCTATGCACTCTATGAAGCTAATCCTATcaattatttctagaaataggGGACACAGAGtcatttattattctttaaaattgttaCATTGTGTTCAATGGTGAAAGCAAGGCACAAATAAATTAAGATATGTATAAGAATCTTAGAATAAAGTTTATGAAATTCAATTCTCATTTCTACCAAGTAGATACAAAGCAATTCAAACAATATTGCCAAGCTTACAAGTAGACATATTTACTCACTCAGTTACTTCACAAACTGTCATGCTGTAACATTGACTTGCTTAATTTGTTGAGATCATGTGCTAGTAACTGTAGATGCTGAGAGTTAATATGTATAGTAGCTGTGCCAGGTCCTGAAGACAGTATTTCATGGCTAACCACCccatattttgttcttaaatttgatCATATCTTTTTGTGAAAATCCCTGAGTTTGGGGTGCAAAGTAGATACAGAGGGCTCATCTGAGGATGAGTACTCAGTCTTCCATTCTTAGCACTTAGACCA contains the following coding sequences:
- the LOC119805871 gene encoding LOW QUALITY PROTEIN: uncharacterized protein LOC119805871 (The sequence of the model RefSeq protein was modified relative to this genomic sequence to represent the inferred CDS: substituted 1 base at 1 genomic stop codon), which codes for MGQSLITPLSLTLQHWRDVQDIANNQSVEVRKRRWVTFCSSEWPTFNVGWPRDGTFDLTIISQVKAKVMDPGPHGHPDQVAYIVTWEAMAYDPPPWVKPFVPPKPPLPPSAPSLPPPLLPTPIGPPSRSSLYPTLTDPSKIKPPPPQVLPAGDDLLVDLLMEDPPPYREQALPPQEADSTDENEGPAAPSPAAPSPMAARLRGRRDQQLAADSTSSQAFPLRTGGNGQLQYWPFSSSDLYNWKNNNPSFSEDPVRLTALIESVLITHQPTWDDCQQLLQTLLTSEEKQRVLLEARKAVRGTDGRPTQLPNEIDAAFPLERPNWDFTTQEGRNHLILYRQLLIAGLHGAGRRPTNLAKVKQVLQGPGETPSAFLERLKEAYRRYTPYDPEDPGQETSVAMSFIWQSAPDIKRRLERLENLRESSLRDLLKEAERIYNKRETPEEREDRLRKEAEEREDRRRKEAEEKEKERYRKRHKEMSKLLATVVSSQRQGRQEGDRRGPQVEKDQCAYCKEKGHWVKDCPKRPKGPRKPRPQTSLLTLEDXGGQGQEPPPEPRITLDVGGQPVTFLVDTGAQHSVLTQNPGPLSDKSAWVQGATGGRRYQWTTDRKVHLATGKVTHSFLHVPDCPYPLLGRDLLTKLKAQIYFENSGVRIVGPQGQPLHVLTLNLEDEYRLHEPPRDPETTLETFWLSKFPQAWAETGGMGLATQQAPLIISLKATATPVSIKQYPMSLEAKMGIRPHIRRLLDQGILTPCQSPWNTPLLPVKKPGTGDYRPVQDLREVNKRVEDIHPTLPNPYNLLSGLSPSYNWYSVLDLKDAFFCLRLHPESQPIFAFEWKDPELGISGQLTWTRLPQGFKNSPTLFDEALHRDLADFRIQHPTLILLQYVDDLLLAATSEQECKEGTKALLLTLGNLGYRASTKKAQICQKQVTYLGYQIKEGQRWLTEARKATVMNMPVPGTPRQLREFLGTAGFCRLWIPGFAEIAAPLYPLTKSGTLFRWGEDQQKAYQEIKRALLTAPALGLPDLTKPFELFVDEKQGYAKGVLTQKLGPWRRPVAYLSKKLDPVASGWPPCLRMVAAIAVLTKDAGKLTLGQPLTILAPHAVEALVKQPPDRWLSNARMTHYQAMLLDTDRVHFGPVVTLNPATLLPLPEGGAKHNCLEILAEMHGTRPDLTDQPLQNADFTWYTDGSSFLKDGQRRAGAAVTTETEVIWAEALPAGTSAQRAELVALTQALKLAEGKKLNVYTDSRYAFATAHIHGEIYRRRGLLTSEGKEIINKNEILALLKALFLPRKLSIIHCPGHQKGDSPEARGNRMADGAAPEAAIGMTPGASQVLTIAPEDTNAPPLHCPFHYTREDTEILKRMGASHDLARGHWVFQGRSVVPTKQTFELIDYLHKLTHLSPRKMKTLLDREESFHYLLGRDKILQQVADACRACAQVNAGKSKFGTGIRVRGHRPGTHWEIDFTEIKPGQYGYKYLLVFVDTFSGWVEAYPTKHETAKIVTKKLLEEIFPRYGMPQVLGTDNGPAFVSQVSQLVAKLLGIDWKLHCAYRPQSSGQVERMNRTIKETLTKLTLATGTRDWVLLLPLALYRARNTPGPHGLTPFEILYGAPPPLINFFDPDISDFANSPSLQAHLQALQAVQREVWKPLAAAYKDQLDRPVIPHNYQIGDAVWVRRHRTKNLEPRWKGPYTVLLTTPTALKVDGIAAWVHASHVKAARPDEKTSESSWKVQRSQNPLKIRLTREPP